CTTCGCCGTGCACGGCATCAGCGAACTCTCCTTCGCCGGCGCCTCGGGGGCGCTGCTGCTGGGCGTGAACGTCGTGGCGGGCTCGATCGCCGGCTCGATCGTCGCGGCCGGCGCGATCGGCGTCCTCGGCGCGCGGGCCCGGGACCGCAACTCCGCGATCGGCATCCTCATGCCGTTCGGCCTGGGGCTCGGCGTGCTGTTCCTCGCGCTCTACCACGGCCGCGCGGCCAACAAGTTCGGCCTGCTCACCGGCCAGATCGTCGCGGTGGACACCCCGCAGACGGCCTGGCTGCTCGGCACCTCGGCCGTCGTCCTCGCCGCACTGGCGGTGATGTGGCGCCCGCTGACCTTCGCCAGCGCCGACCCGGACGTCGCCCAGGCCCGGGGCGTCCCGGTGCGCACCCTCTCCTTCGCCTTCATGATCGTGCTCGGTCTCGCGGTCGCCCTGTCGGTCCAGGTCGTCGGCGCGCTCCTGGTCCTCACCCTCGTCGTCACGCCCGCCGCGGCCGCCTCCCGCATCACCGCGTCACCCGTCCTGATGCCCCTGCTCAGCGTCGTCTTCGCCATCGTCTCGATCGAGGGCGGCATCCTGCTGGCCCTGGGCAGCTCCGTTCCCATCAGCCCCTACGTCACGACCGTCTCGTTCGCGATCTACGTGGTCTGCCGCCTCGTCGGCACCCGCCGGAGCCGACGGTGGGAGAGCAGGCGGAGGACCCCGCGAACGGCCTGAACCGCACCGGGCGCAGGCCGGGGGCCACGGCCCCGGCGAAGTCCGCTTCGAGCCCCTCGCGCCCGTGCTGATGTCGGCGCTGCCGTGCAGGGCCAGGACGTGGGCGTCGGGGAGCGGGGCGTGAAGCATCGGCGGGTCGTGCCACTCCGGTCCGCCGGCGGCGTTCAGCGGGCCGGGCCGTCGGAGGCGGCGCGCAGGGCGAGCAGGGCGGTGTCGTCGCTGGGCCGGCCGCCGTGCTGGGCCTCCAGGACGGCGTCGAGGTGGGCGACGGTGGCGACGGCGTCCAGGCCCCGGGTGTCGACCAGGGCCCGGGCGAGGTCGGCCTCCTCAAAGCGTGCCACCGCCTCGCGCGGGGCGGTGCCGGTGCGGGGGCGGGCCTCGATCGCGCCGTCGGTGTAGAGGAGCAGCAGGTCGCCGGGGGCGAGGGTGAAGGGAACGTCGGTGAGGTGGACGTGGGGCTCCGGCAGGACGCCCAGCACGGTGCCCGGCTCGCCGAGCTGCTCCACGGCTCCGTCGGTGCGGCGGATCAGCGCGGGCGGGTGGCCGCCGAGGGCGAGAGTGCCGACGACGCCCTGATCGGTGAGGTGGAAGGCGGCGTAGGCGCAGGTCAGGAACCGGTCGGCGCCCTGGGCGACCATCGCGTCGTGCAGGCGCTTGAGCAGGACGGCCGGGCTGCGGGTGTCGGTGGCGTCCGCGCGCAGGGTGTGGCGGGCCATCGAGCTGAGCTGGGCGGCCTGCACGCCCTTGCCGCACACGTCGCCCATCACCGCGCCCCAGTTGTCCCCGTGGGTGGGGAAGAGGTCGTAGAAGTCACCGCCGACCTCGATGTCGGCGCGGTCGCGTCGGGAGGCGGGCAGGTAGGACGCGGCGGCCTCCAGGCCGGGGACGGTGCGCAGCGCGTCGGGCAGCAGCCCGGCCTGGAGGGTGCGGGCGAGGTCGGCGGAGCGCCGGTGGGCGTGCCGGGCGGTGGTGAGGGCCTGGCGGAGGTTGATCTCGGCGGACACCGAGCGGGCCAGGGTGGCCAGGGTGGCGATGTCGGCGTCCGACCAGGGGCGGGGGTCGTCGTCGATGACGCACAGCGTGCCCAGCACGTGCCCGTCCGCGTCGAGGAGGGGCTGGCCGGCCCAGGCGCCGATGTGCATCGGGTGGGTGGCGGGGTGGTGGGCGGTGCGCGGGTCGCGGGCGGCGTCGTCCACGACGAAGGCGTCGGCGGTGCCGACCACGAAGGGGCAGTAGCTCGCGCTCAGCGGGCCCTGCCGGTCGGCGAGGTCGGGCAGGTCCACTCCGATGCTGGACTTCCAGAACGAGCGGTCGGCGTCGACCAGGGTCACGAACGCACGGCCCGCGCCGGTGATCCGGGCGGCCAGCGAGGCGAGGTCGTCGAAGACCTCCTCCGGGCCGGTGTCCATCAGCCCCGTCGCCGCCACCGCCCGCAGCCGGTCCGGATCGGACAGTGCCGCGGGCAGGCCGTCCACCCGCACCCCGCCCGGATGCTCCACCACCAGCCGTCCTCTTCCCTGCTCCGTGCCGCCCGTGCCGTCCCGTCCCCTCCAGTGTGCCCGCACGGCCCTGCCGGGCGGGTCGCCGGGTCCGGTCTCGTGGCCCAGCGGCCGGGTCAGCTGTCGAGGACGCCGACGGCGTGGGCGATCACCAGCAGGGTGGTGATGAGGGCGGCGATGCTCTCGATCGACATCAGGGCCTTCGCGCGGGTGGAGAGCGGCATGGTGTCGGTGGGGCTGAAGGCGGTGGAGTTGGTGACCGAGATGTAGAGGTAGTCCATCAGGGTGGGCACCCAGTCGCTGGTGCGGCTGGAGCCGTCGGCGACCTCCTCGACGGTGTCGTGGTTCTCGTCCTGGGAGAACCGGAAGTCGGCGAGCGGGAGTTCGGAGCGCTCCGCCTGGGTGCGCACCACCGGGCCGCCGCGGTCCAGCTCCCAGAACGCCAGGCCGAAGACCACGATGTCGGTCGCCCAGACCTGCAGCGCCGCCAGCAGCAGCGAACCGCCGTCGGCGGCCTGTTCGGTGACCATGGCGTGGACCAGCAGTCCGAGCGCCACCAGGTTGCTGAACCCGATCAGACCGACCAGCGCCAGCGAGACGCCGCGGGAGAAGCGGTTCTGCCGGGTCATCCGGCGCGGGTTGACGGCGATCAGCGGGATCAGCAGCAGCAGTTCCAACCCGGGCAGCACGAACCGCGGCCCCACCAGCAACTGCTCGGGGAGCGCCAGGTAGAGCGCGATCGCCACCAGCGTCGCCACGACGGCGGGCAGCC
The window above is part of the Kitasatospora sp. NA04385 genome. Proteins encoded here:
- a CDS encoding metal ABC transporter permease → MNLADGIWHQIFAYDNYGELLALVRNSLIAGAALGLIGGLAGVFVIMRDLPFAVHGISELSFAGASGALLLGVNVVAGSIAGSIVAAGAIGVLGARARDRNSAIGILMPFGLGLGVLFLALYHGRAANKFGLLTGQIVAVDTPQTAWLLGTSAVVLAALAVMWRPLTFASADPDVAQARGVPVRTLSFAFMIVLGLAVALSVQVVGALLVLTLVVTPAAAASRITASPVLMPLLSVVFAIVSIEGGILLALGSSVPISPYVTTVSFAIYVVCRLVGTRRSRRWESRRRTPRTA
- a CDS encoding PP2C family protein-serine/threonine phosphatase translates to MVEHPGGVRVDGLPAALSDPDRLRAVAATGLMDTGPEEVFDDLASLAARITGAGRAFVTLVDADRSFWKSSIGVDLPDLADRQGPLSASYCPFVVGTADAFVVDDAARDPRTAHHPATHPMHIGAWAGQPLLDADGHVLGTLCVIDDDPRPWSDADIATLATLARSVSAEINLRQALTTARHAHRRSADLARTLQAGLLPDALRTVPGLEAAASYLPASRRDRADIEVGGDFYDLFPTHGDNWGAVMGDVCGKGVQAAQLSSMARHTLRADATDTRSPAVLLKRLHDAMVAQGADRFLTCAYAAFHLTDQGVVGTLALGGHPPALIRRTDGAVEQLGEPGTVLGVLPEPHVHLTDVPFTLAPGDLLLLYTDGAIEARPRTGTAPREAVARFEEADLARALVDTRGLDAVATVAHLDAVLEAQHGGRPSDDTALLALRAASDGPAR